Part of the Corynebacterium efficiens YS-314 genome is shown below.
GCCAATGACTTCTCGGATGTGAACAGGATCCCCGATCCCGTCGAGCAGCAGCGCAAGAATGAGCAGTCATCCCGACAGGCCCTGATCTACCTGGCGGCGGTACCGATCGTGACATTCGTTTCCGCCTTCCTGTTGGCGTGGGTGTCACGGATGATGGGTGGGCCGCTGTGTGATGCCGGGGAGGCTGCGTGGATCTGTTCCCGCTCGGCCCAGCTGTGGTGGCCGATCTCCACCACCATGATCGCCTTCGGCGGCATGCTCGGTTGCGCGTGGATTCTCTATGACAAGTACCGCAACTACATCCGGTGGCGTGCCTGGATGGGTGTGCTGTGGGTCCTGATCCCCTTCAGCATGCTGTGGGCCACCTCGGTGCTGCCCATGGCGATCCTGGGTGACTAACCCCCTCCTGACCCACAGGTAAGAGAGAGACCCGGGGGAATCCAGTTGGATTCCCCCGGGTCTTTGTCATGCGCACCACCGGTGCAGCGGGTCAGGGCTCCAGGGAGTCGAGCACAACCTCGAACTCGAGCAGGGTGGCGCCGCTGGCGACGGGCTTGCGCTCGCCACCGTGAGCCCCGTGCGAACCGTGGGCACCCCCACCGTGCGTACCCGAGGCCTTCTCGGCATCGCGCCAGGCGTTGTAGGATTCCTCGTCGGCCCAGCGGGTGACCACGAAGTAGCGGTCTTCACCGGCGACGGGGCGTAGCAGCTGGAAGCCCTCGAAACCCGGCTGGGAATCGATCGCCTGTTTACGGGCGGCGAAGCGCTTCTCCAGCTCGGGGCCGGCTCCCTCGGGGACGGAAATTGCATTGATCTTCACGATGCTCATGCCCTGTAACCTACCGGAAACCGCGCCGCGTAGCCCCGGTTTCACACCACTACTGCGTCACCAGTGGGTCGACCCCGCGGGCGGCGAGATCCGCGGCGATCTCGACGCAGTCATCCTGGCCGCAGTGACGGGTTTCCACATTGGCGTAGCAGTCCGGGCACATGAGCACGAGCTGACGGCACTCGTCCTCGTTGACGCAGTGTTCGAATTTGTTGGTGGGGGTATCGCAGTGGATGCAGTGGCCGAGGCGTTTGTAGTCCTCGCCGAACTCCATGTGCATGCGCTTGTCGAAGACGTAGAGGGAACCCTCCCACAGACCCTGGTTGCCGAACTTCTCGCCGTAGCGGACGATGCCGCCATCGATCTGGTAGACCTCCTGGAAACCACGGTTGATCATCAGGGAACTGAGGATCTCACAGCGGATGCCACCGGTGCAGTAGGTCACCACCGGTTTGTCCTTCAGATCGTCATATTTGCCGGATTCGATCTCCTTGATGAAGTCATGGGTGGTGTTGACGTCGGGCACCACGGCATCACGGAACTTGCCGATCTGCGCCTCCATGGCGTTTCGGCCATCGAAGAAGACCACCTCGTCACCGCGCTCCTCGACGAGCTGGTTCACCTCCTCCGGCTTGAGGTGGACACCGCCGCCGATGATGCCGTTCTCATCCACCTTGATCTCATTGGGCGCTCCGAAGGCCACGATCTCATCGCGGACCTTGACGGACAGCTTGGGGAAGTCCTCCGCCCCGCCCTCGGACCACTTGAATTCCATCTTGGCGAAACCGGGGTATTCGCGGGTTTTCCGGATGTAGGCCTTGCAGTCGTTGATGTCGCCACCGACGGTGCCGTTGATGCCGTGTTCAGAGATGAGGATGCGCCCGCGGAGGTTCAGGGATTCGCACAGATCACGCTGCCAGAGCTGAACCGCCTTCGGGTCGGACAGGGGGGTGAAGGCGTAGTAGAGGAGAATTTTTCCGATAGACACGGGTTAAATTCTACTGCCCGGTAGCAGTTCCCACGAAAACGCCGGGATCCCACGGCGGGGAGAGCGCCGGGGCCACTCACCCGCGAACGGGGGAATACTTGATCGATCAACTGAACCTCTTGATCGATAATGTTCGCGCCCGGATCCCACATCTGCGGTATGTGAACGTAGCGTCGATGGTTATGCGGCCATAGCCGCCTTTCGATTTAAGGAGAATTGAAGACTATGAGTGATTCCACCATCCGGGTCGCCATCGCCGGCGTCGGCAACTGTGCGACCTCCCTCATCCAGGGTGTGGAGTACTACCGTGACGCCGCTGCGGATGAAAAGGTCCCCGGCCTCATGCATGTGCAGTTCGGCGACTACCACGTCGGCGATCTCGAGTTCGTGGCAGCCTTCGATGTCGATGCGGAGAAGGTCGGTGTGGATCTCGCGGACGCCACCGAGGCATCCCAGAACTGCACCATCAAGATCGCTGATGTCCCGACCACCGGTGTGACCGTCCAGCGCGGCCCGACACTGGATGGCCTGGGGGAGCACTACCGTGCCACCATCGAGGAATCCACCGCCGAGCCTGTCGATGTCGTCCAGGTGCTCAAGGATGCCCGCGTGGATGTCCTGGTCTCCTACCTCCCGGTCGGTTCCGAGGAGGCGGACAAGTTCTACGCCCAGGCGGCCCTGGATGCCGGCTGTGGTTTCGTCAACGCCCTGCCCGTCTTCATCGCCTCCGATCCGGAGTGGGCTCAGAAGTTCACCGACGCCGGTCTGCCCATCGTCGGCGATGACATCAAGTCGCAGGTCGGTGCCACCATCACCCACCGTGTGCTAGCCCGTCTCTTCGAGGAGCGCGGTGTCCGCGTCGACCGCACCATGCAGCTGAACGTGGGCGGCAACATGGACTTCAAGAACATGCTCGACCGCAACCGTCTGGAGTCCAAGAAGATCTCCAAGACCCAGGCCGTGACCTCCAACCTGAAGGAGGGCCCGCTGGCGGGCAAGGTGGAGGACCGCAACGTCCACATCGGCCCATCCGACCACGTCGAGTGGCTCGATGACCGCAAGTGGGCCTATGTGCGCCTGGAGGGCACCGCCTTCGGTGGTGTACCCCTGAACCTGGAGTACAAACTCGAGGTGTGGGACTCCCCGAACTCGGCAGGCATCATCATCGACGCGATCCGCGCCTGCAAGATCGCCCTGGACCGTGGCATCGGCGGACCGGTCATGCCGGCGTCGTCCTACCTGATGAAGTCCCCGCCGGAGCAGCTTGACGACGATGAGGCCCGCGACCGCCTGGAGACCTTCATCCAGGGGTAGGCCCCGTCAGCGCTTACGGTAGAGCGCCTTACGCTGGTACTTCGGTTCCGAGGTGACCAGCACTCCGAGGTTGCGGAAGATCCCCTCATCCACCGATCCCAGGATGGTGGTGGTGTGGACATCGCAACCCCGGAGATTTTTCAATTGATCCAGTGCCCGGCGCGCATTGTCGGAGGCCGCCGCGGAGACCGACAGGGCGATGAGCACCTCATCGGTGTGCAGTCGGGGATTGCGGGAGCCGAGGTGTTCGGTCTTGAGGGTCTGGATCGGTTCGATGGACTCCGGTGAGAGCAGATCGATCGAGGGGTCGATCCCGGCGAGTTCCTTGAGGGCGTTGAGCAGCATCGCTGCGGAGCAGCCCAGGAGGGCGGAGGTCTTGCCGGTGACGATCCGGCCGTCGTCAAGCAGGATGGCCGAGGCGGGCGCACCGGTCTCCGACTCCAGCTCGAGGGCGCGCGCCACCACGGTGCGGTCCTCGACCGAGCAGCCGGCCTTGCTCATGACGATGGCGATCCGCGAGGAGACGGTGTCGTCGAGTTCGTCGCGGCGCTCGTCGACAAGCGCCTTGAAATAACGGCGCACGATCTCCTGGCGGGCGGCCTCCCGGCACACCTCGTCGTCGGCGATGGCGCTGCCGACCATGTTGACGCCCATGTCGGTGGGGGACTGGTAGGGGGAGGAGCCGCTGAGCATCTCCAGCATGGTCTTCAGCAGCGGGAAGACCTCGACATCGCGGTTGTAGCTGGTGGCCTTCTCCCCGTAGGCGGTGAGGTGGAAGGGGTCGATGACGTTGATGTCGTCGAGGTCCGCGGTGGCAGCCTCATAGGCGAGGTTGACCGGGTGCTCGAGCGGCAGGTCCCAGATGGGGAAGGTCTCGAACTTGGCATAGCCCGAGGAGATGCCACGCTGGTGATCGCCGTAGATCTGGCTGAGGCAGGTGGCGAGCTTGCCGGAACCGGGGCCCGGCGCGGTGACCACCACGAGGTTGCGGGTGGTCTCCACATACTCATTGCGGCCGAAACCCTCCTCGCTGACGATCCGGCGGGCATCGGTGGGGTAGCCGGGGATGACGCGGTGGCGGGCGACCTTGATGCCCAGGCGTTCCAGGCGCTGGATGAACTGCATGGCCTGGTAGTTGTCGTCCTCCAGCTGGGTGAGCACAACGTGTTCGGTGAGGAACCCGGCCTCGCGGAAGACGTCGATCAGCCGCAGGACATCATCCTCGTAGGAGATGTCGAGGTCCGCGCGGGTCTTGTTGCGCTGCAGGTCCTTGGCGTTGATGGTCACCAGGATCTCCAGCTCGTCCTTGAGCTGCTCCAGCATGGCGATCTTGTTGTCCGGGGTGAAACCGGGCAGCACCCGGGAGGCGTGCAGGTCATCGAAGAGCTTGCCGCCCATCTCCAGATACAGCTTGCCACCGATCTGCTCGCGCCTCTCGTTGATGTGCTGCGACTGCATCCTGACGTAGAGGTCACGGTCGAATCCGGTGCGCATTGCGTCTACTCCCCAGTTGGATCTGCTTGTTATCTTGACGCCTCGACTTTACCCCTGAGCCCCTCAACACGGACATCCACTCACGGGAGCTGCCGGGATGAGGTGCCGGAGGATGTCCGGTGGTGCGCTCAGGGGTGCGCAGGGAGCGTGACGACGAAAAAACGCCGACCCCCAGCGTGCGGGGATCGGCGTTGCCGGCGTCAGGGGAGGCGGTTACCGCGTGATGTCACCGGAACCGTCATCGAGGTGTGCGCGCATGAACCACTGGAACTTCTCCAGCTCGGCGGCCTGGGCGATGTAGATGTCCTCGGTGACGGGGTCAACGTCACCGGCCTGGGCGAGAGATTCGCGCAGACGCTCGAGCACCTGGACGTACACCTTGTCCAGGGCCGCGAGGTGGTCGAGGGTGGTGCCGCGGTTCATCTCGTACTGGAGCGGGGTGCGGTTGTCCACGTGGCCGGCCGGGGTGCCGATCGGCTCGCCACCGAGGGTGGAGATGCGCTCTGCGACCTCATCGGCGTATCCGCGGACGAGGTCAACCTGGGGGTCGAGCATCTCGTGGACGGCGATGAAGTTGGGGCCGACGACATTCCAGTGGACGTGCTTGAGGATGAGGTGGAGATCGTTGTAATCGGTGAGACGCTCCTGCAGTCCATCAATAAGCTGCTTGGCGTCGGTGTCATTGATTCCTGGGACTGTGTAGTTACTCATGCCACCCATTATACTAAGAATTTATAAATTGTCACTGAATCTTATCCTAAACTAATTAATCACAGGTGGGGCTAGATTCGACGGGGACGCACACGGCCTACCGCAGCAGCGGTGCCGGGCACCCAGCGTCGGGGACAGTATCCACCATCCCCCCACGGCCCCTCATTCCCCCTCATTTTCCCGGGGGCATCGGCACTGGATAGGGTGGAATCCATGCCTGAAGGACATGTCATCCACCGTCTCGCCGGGGAGCTCACCCAGAGGTTCGGGAACTCCGGCCTGGGGCCTGCGCTCGACATTACCTCCCCCCAGGGACGCTTCGCCAGGGAAGCGGCGATCGTGGACCAGAGCCGGCTGCTGCGCGCCGATGCCCACGGCAAGCATCTGTTCATCGACTTCGACGTGGATCACCCCGAGCACATCATCTACATCCACCTGGGCCTGATCGGCACCCTCCAGTTCGAACCGGCGGGGGAGACGCGCGGGCAGATCCGCCTGCACATCTCCGACGGCGCGGTGGCCGCCAACCTGCGTGGCCCGCAGTGGTGTCGCCTCATCACCGATGAGGAACGTGATATCGCCATCGGTAAACTCGGTGCCGACCCCATCCGTGACGATGCCGACCCGGAGCCCATCCGGCGCAGGGTGCAGCGCTCGGGACGCAGCATCGGCTCCCTGCTCATGGACCAGAAACTCTTCGCCGGGGTGGGCAACATCTACCGCGCCGAGACCCTCTTCCGCCTGGGCATCTCACCATTCACCCCCGGCCGGGAGATCACCGACGCGCAGTTCACCTCCATCTGGACCGACCTGGTGGGTCTGATGAAGGAGGGCGTGACCGCCGGACGCATCGACACCGTGCGCCACGAACACACCCCGGAGGTCATGGGCCGCGCGCCCCGCAAGGACGATCACGGCGGTGAGGTCTACACCTACCGCCGCACCGGGCAGCCGTGCTACCTGTGTGGCACCCCGATCCGGGATCAGGTGATGGAGGGCCGCAACCTCTTCTGGTGTCCGGAGTGCCAGCGGTAGGTGGCACCCGCTTATCGACGCCCAACCCCCGCCCCACCCTTGCCACCCCTGGTTTTCTGCGCCGTTCCATGCCATGATGGCGGTCACAGTTGGTTGGCGAAACAGTAGAGAGGACGGAGACACGATGCGTGCGTATCAGTTGCTTCAGCAATTACGTCGGCACGTACCGTCCCGCCTCCCCGCGCGCCGGGGGTTGTTGTAAGAACCCCCCAGCGCCCCACGCCCCATCCCGAGGCCCCCGCAGGTACGTGCCCGATCAGCACCCACCCGCGGGGGCCTTTGTCTACCGTGTTCCACCGAGAAAGGACCAGTGTCACCCATGACCACAGATGTCATCTCCTTCGCCTCCGTCCTGGAGGATGCCGCACTCAACCAGGCGAAGGCCACCGCCACCATGCCGTTCATCTACCCGCATGTCGCCCTCATGCCCGATGCCCACTACGGGCTGGGTTCCTCGGTGGGCACCGTCTTCGGCACGAAGGGCGCGATCATCCCCGCCGCGGTCGGGGTGGACATCGGCTGCGGCATGATCGGCGTGCGCACCCAGTTCACCGCCTCCGACCTGGAGGGCCGCGACCTGACCCGACTGCGGGATGCCCTGGAACGCGCCATCCCCCTGTCCCCGGGCAACTACAACAAGGGCGCACTGGAGGATTCCGCCCTGGTGAAGATCGGGGAACTGGAGACACTCGCGGAGAAGAACGATGTGGATCTGTCCCACTCCCCGAAGTGGAAGCAGCAGCTGGGATCCCTCGGCGGTGGCAACCACTTCATCGAGCTGTGCCTGGATGAGGAGGACCGAGTCTGGATGTTCCTCCACTCCGGATCCCGCGGGGTGGGCAACAAGATCGCCCAGAAACACATCCGCATCGCCCGCGACGCCTGCGCCGGGGAGGACCTGCCCGATCGGGATCTGGCCTACCTCACCGAGGACACCCGGGAGTTCAACGACTACCTGCGCGAACTGGAGTGGGCGCAGCGTTTCGCCTTCCTCAACCGCGAGGAGATGATGGACCGCTTCGCCACGCAGCTGGGCCGGTTCGTGGGCACACCCGTCTCAGAGATCGAACGCATCAACTGCCACCACAACTACACGGTGGAGGAGGAGCACTACGGGGAGACCGTCTGGCTGACCCGGAAGGGCGCGGTACTTGCCGACGAGGGAACCATGGCACTGATCCCCGGCTCCATGGGCACCGCCTCCTACGTCGTGGAGGGCAAGGGCAACAGGGAGGCCCTGCGCTCCGCTCCCCACGGCGCGGGCCGGCGCATGTCCCGCACCCAGGCCAAGAAAACCTTCACCGCGAAGGACCTGGACAACCGGATGTCCGGCATCGTCTACCGCCCGGGCAAGGAGTGGATCGATGAGATCCCGGATGCCTACAAGGACATCGACCAGGTGATGGCCGACGCCACCGATCTGGTGAGCATCCGGCACAAACTGCGTCAGATCGTCAACGTCAAGGGCACCTAGGATCACCGTACGGGGATCACCGCACGGTGTGCAGCCGCACCCCGTTGTCGGTGCACCACTTCTGCAGGTCGGGGTTGACCGTGTCGGTGACGATGTCGTCGACACGCTCCAGACCCACGAGGTGACAGAACCCCACCCGGCCCACCTTGCGCCCCTCGAGGGGGATGACCACGCGCCGGGCGGTGTCGATGGCGGCCCGCTTGATATCCGCCTCGGAGACATCGGTGACATACCCGCCATCGGCGGTGACCCCCACGACGCTGATGAAGGCGGTGTCGACAGTGAACTGTCGGAGACCCATCATGGTGATCGGCCCGGTGACGCATTCACCGAGTGGCCGGTACTGACCGCCGAGCAGGGTGTGCCTGATGCGGGGCTTCTCCGCGAGGATGGGGATCACGGGGATGGAGTGGGTGAGGATATTGGCGGGCTGGTCCATGAGCTCGGCCATCCTGACGATGGTGGACCCGGAGTCGAAGAACGCCGAGGAATCATCCTCGATCATGTCCAGGCAGTAGCGGGCGATCCCGTCCTTCGTCGCCTGCGGCGTGGCCGGCTGCGGTGGTGCCGGGGAGGTGGGCTGGTCGGCCACCTCAGGCACCGCGCCCTCCACGGCGATGGCACCACCATGGGTGCGCTTCAACACCCCCTCCTTCTCCAGGATGGTGAGGTCCTTGCGCAGCGTGGGTTCCGACACCCCGAGAGGGTCCACCAGGTCCACGACGCGGATACTGCCACGCTCCTGCACGACCTGGGCGATACGTGCGCGTCGTTCCTCCGCGGAGTCGGGTTTGGCTCCGTTCGCTGGCTGGGTGTTCATTCCTCAGACATTACCCAACCGGGTGCCCACAGTCTCCGCGACCAACCCATGCCCCACCGACGCAGGCCCATGATGAGGGGATCAACAGACCTCTAGAGCTTTCGAATGGGATTCAAAATCGAAACACCATGCTTTCGAAACTGTGTGGGCCATTCGAGCCTTCGGTTTCGATATCGAAACAGGCTTCGAAACGCAAACGAAAGCATAATGAAAGGGTCTTTCGAAAAGGACAACTTCGTAATTACATTTGCGTAGTTCGAAAGCGAAGAGTGGCGTTGCCCTGCTGGCAAAATGGGCGTTTCTATTATATATCGATGCAGGTGAAACGGTTTTATCACAGAGTGCTGAGGAAACAGGTGGCCGGCGACTAGGTGTGGCATGTTCGAAAGAAGCAGCCATCCCTTTCATACTTTCGAAACGAACGTTGTGAATGGATGCGTTTCGAAAGCCTAAATTGAGCTTTCGATTTTACCGGTTCGGCGTTTTCGATATTTCTTCAGTTTCGAAAGTCTATATTTTCCAAACGAAGCAGCAGTTCTTTCGCTTTGGTGCCGCCGCGGTAGCCTCCCAGGCCACCATCGGTGCGCAGAACGCGGTGGCAGGGGGAGAAGATGGGGACGGGGTTGGTAGCGCAGGCGGTGCCGACCGCGCGCACAGCACCCGGGTTCCCCGCCTTCCCGGCCAGTTCCTTATACGTGACGAAACTCCCGTAGGGGATGGTGGCCAGCAGCCGTTGCACCCGGCCGTGGAATCCCATCTCCCCGTCACCGGGCCGGGACAGGGGCACGGTGAAGGTCGTCCGTTCCCCGGCGAAGTACTGATCGAGTTCCGCCACGGCACGGTCCAGGATGGGGGTGTGTGCGGCGGTGGAGCCCGCGCTGTGGCGGGTGTGGTCCTCGCCGGCGAAGCCCAGATAGGTCAATCCGGCGTCATCGGCGACGAGGAGCAGCTCACCGACAGGCGAGGTGAATCGGGTGTGACACAGAGCCATAGTGTCTACACTTTCACGACGATCTTGCCGGTGGTGTGTCCCTCTTCGATGAGGCGGTGGCCCTCCATGAGGGTCTCGGCGGTCATTCCGGTGAGGACCCGGTCGGTGATGGAGCGGAGCTGTCCGCGGTCGATCATGTCGGCGATCTTGGTGAGGATCTGTCCCTGCACCGCCATGTCGGGGGTGGCGAACATGGCGCGGGTGAACATGAACTCCCAGTGCACGGCGATGGATTTCTGTTTGAAGGCACCGAGGTTGGGGTTGAGGGGATCGTCGATAAGCACCAGGTGCGACTGCGGTGACATCACCGCGGTGAGTTCCTCCTCGCGCCCGGTGGTCCAGGAACTGAAGACGAAGTCCACCCCGCTGATCTGCTCCCGCAGATCATGGTGGTGATCAATGACATCGTGGGCACCCATCTCGCGCACCCAGCGGGTGGATTCCGGGCGTGAGGCGGTGGCCACCACCCGCAGGTTGGTCAGGGCCCGGGCCAGCTGGATGAGCGCAGACGGCACACCTCCGGCACCGCCCAGCACCAGCAGGGTGCCGGTGGTGGACTGGGTGACCGGCAGCCGGTCGAACAGGGCCTCCCAGGCGGTCAGGAAGACCAGGGGCAGGGCGGCGGCGTGGGTGGCATCCACGCTGCCCGGCGCGTGGCCGACGAGGCGCTCATCGACGAGGTGGAACCGGGCGTTGGTGCCCTGGCGCTGATTGGATCCGGCATAGAACACGGTGTCACCGGGGCGGAAGAGGGAGACCCCGGAACCGACCGCGACGACGGTTCCGGCGGCGTCATAGCCCAGGATCTTCGGGGTGTCCTGCTTGCCGACGCGCATGCGTACCTTCGTGTCCACCGGGTTGATGGACACCGCGGCGATCTCCACCAATAGATCACGGGGTCCCGGATCGGGGCGGGGGACCTCCACGTCGATGAGGAAATCCGGGTGGTCGGTGGGCAGGGAATCAACCAGCCCGACCGCGGGCATGGTGTGGGGGAGTTCAGTCATATAGCAAATGCTAATCAGGTTGTTGTTGTTTCGGGGTGTGAACTATGCCCCGCGCCACAGGCTGCGCCGGAACCCGCTGGCTGTGCACCGACCTGGTTAGACTCAGATGCGATAAGTACGATTTCCCGTCCCTCCCACACAGGTGAACCCCATGACCCCCAGCACCCCAGGCAACCCCCTCCAGCTCAACCGTGAGGAGATCTTCGCGGCCCATGAGGGCGGCAAACTGTCCATCACCTCCGCACGTCCACTGGCGGACATGCATGATCTGTCCCTGGCCTACACCCCCGGTGTGGCAACCGTGTGCGAGGCGATCGCCGCCGATCCGGCGGTGGCGCGCACCCACACCGGGCGGGGCCGGACCGTGGCGATCATCTCCGACGGCACCGCGGTGTTGGGCCTGGGTGATATCGGCCCCGAGGCGGCCCTGCCCGTCATGGAGGGCAAGGCCCAGCTGTTCAGTTCATTCGCCGGGCTCAATGCCATCCCGATCGTCCTGGATGTCCACGGTGTGGATGAACTGGTGGACACCATCGCCGCCATGGCGCCGTCCTTCGGTGCCATCAACCTGGAGGACATCTCCGCACCGCGCTGTTTCGAGGTGGAACGCCAGCTCATCGAACGCCTGGACATCCCCGTGATGCACGATGATCAGCACGGCACCGCGGTGGTGATCCTGGCAGCCCTGCGCAACGCCCTGCGGCTGCTGGATCGTCAGATCGGGGAGGCCAGGATCGTGGTCTCCGGGGCGGGGGCCGCGGGTGTGGCCGCGGTGGAGATGCTCCGTGGTGCGGGTGCCCGGGACGTCGTCGTGCTGGATTCCCGGGGTATCATCCACGCCGGGCGGGAGGACCTCAACCCGGTCAAGCAGGCCCTGGCGGCCACCACCAATCCCCGTGGTGTCACCGGCGGGATGGCCGAAGCCCTGACCGGGGCGGATGTGTATATCGGTGTCTCCGGCGGTCACGTCGCCGAGGAGGCGCTGCAGCTCATGGCGGACCAGCCCATCCTGTTCAGCCTGGCCAACCCCTCACCGGAGATCGACCCGGAGCTGGCCGGCCGGTACGGGGCGATCGTGGCCACCGGGCGCAGTGACCTGCCGAACCAGATCAACAATGTGCTGGCCTTCCCGGGTATCTTCCACGGGGCGCTCGCCGCCCGGGCGCGGTCGATCACCCCGGGGATGAAACTGGCGGCCTCGCAGGCCATTGCAGATATCGCCGCCGAGACCCTCGACGTGGGCCATGTGGTGCCCTCGCCGCTGGATCCCCGGGTGGCCCCCGCGGTCAGCGCGGCGGTGCAGGCCGCCGCGGAGGCAGAGGGGGCCTGACCGCCTACCTGGGCGTGTCCTCGCCGATGAGGGTGGCGTAGAGCTCATCGAACGTCCGGCGCGCGGCCACATAGTGCTCCGGGTACCGGGGTTCCAGCGGTTCACCCAGCGGGGGAGTCGCACGGGTGCCACCGGGGTCGATGACCTCCAGGGCGATCAGGGCGGTGCCCCGCAGGGTGGCGCGTTTCATCTCCAGCGGGATGACGGGGGTGTCCAGGGCGTCGCAAAGCAGCTGC
Proteins encoded:
- a CDS encoding NAD(P)-dependent malic enzyme is translated as MTPSTPGNPLQLNREEIFAAHEGGKLSITSARPLADMHDLSLAYTPGVATVCEAIAADPAVARTHTGRGRTVAIISDGTAVLGLGDIGPEAALPVMEGKAQLFSSFAGLNAIPIVLDVHGVDELVDTIAAMAPSFGAINLEDISAPRCFEVERQLIERLDIPVMHDDQHGTAVVILAALRNALRLLDRQIGEARIVVSGAGAAGVAAVEMLRGAGARDVVVLDSRGIIHAGREDLNPVKQALAATTNPRGVTGGMAEALTGADVYIGVSGGHVAEEALQLMADQPILFSLANPSPEIDPELAGRYGAIVATGRSDLPNQINNVLAFPGIFHGALAARARSITPGMKLAASQAIADIAAETLDVGHVVPSPLDPRVAPAVSAAVQAAAEAEGA